The following coding sequences lie in one Lelliottia jeotgali genomic window:
- a CDS encoding putative iron-regulated membrane protein, Iron-uptake factor PiuB, with protein sequence MTASTPRAAWGNLLRRLHFYIGLFVGPFIFFAALTGTLYVATPQLESMLYKHALYSDTTGEAQPLAEQIAVAEKAIGDQLRLQAVRPGLIGGETTRVMFADPTLGPSENRAIFVDPVSLEVRGDMTVYGTSGILPLRQKIDYLHSSLMLGDFGRLYSELAASWMWIAALGGIALWFYTRPKRRINNAFQSRRRVHVALGWTLLGGMLLFSATGLTWSQWAGGNVDKLRTQMNWLTPQVNIQLRGPAAEVDSHAEHRGHHDAMMMPEMAMDLTLFDNVLHVAREAGIDANKLEIRPAKMAEQAWTVTEIDRGWPTQVDAVAIDPHSMQILDQTRFADFPLMAKLTRWGVDFHMGILFGLVNQLILIVFGVSLCVLIAWGYRMWWMRRPALASRNPVLTLCQCWLSLPASGRGVTLFISVMLGMMMPVMGFSLAFFVLIDWLSWRAQSLLSLSESTK encoded by the coding sequence ATGACTGCTAGCACGCCGCGCGCAGCCTGGGGAAACCTGCTGCGACGCCTCCATTTTTATATTGGGTTGTTTGTCGGCCCGTTCATTTTTTTCGCAGCATTAACGGGAACGCTCTATGTGGCGACACCACAGCTCGAAAGCATGCTGTATAAGCACGCGCTGTATAGCGACACCACCGGTGAAGCTCAACCTCTGGCTGAGCAAATCGCCGTAGCGGAGAAAGCTATTGGAGATCAATTACGCCTGCAAGCCGTGCGTCCGGGCCTGATTGGCGGGGAAACGACGCGCGTGATGTTTGCTGACCCGACGCTTGGACCATCGGAAAACCGGGCTATTTTTGTCGATCCGGTGAGTCTTGAGGTTCGCGGGGATATGACGGTTTACGGCACCAGCGGCATTTTGCCTCTACGTCAGAAAATTGATTATCTGCACAGTTCATTGATGTTGGGGGATTTTGGACGTTTGTATAGCGAGCTGGCCGCCTCCTGGATGTGGATAGCAGCTCTGGGTGGGATTGCACTGTGGTTTTACACACGCCCTAAACGGCGAATCAATAACGCCTTTCAGAGTCGCCGTCGTGTGCATGTAGCGCTCGGCTGGACGTTGTTGGGTGGGATGCTGTTGTTTTCTGCCACCGGGCTTACCTGGTCGCAGTGGGCGGGTGGGAACGTCGACAAACTGCGTACGCAAATGAACTGGCTCACACCGCAGGTGAACATTCAGCTGCGCGGGCCAGCGGCTGAGGTCGACTCTCATGCTGAGCATCGCGGGCATCACGATGCGATGATGATGCCTGAGATGGCGATGGATCTGACGCTGTTTGATAACGTCCTGCACGTGGCAAGAGAGGCGGGTATCGATGCGAATAAGCTGGAAATCAGGCCTGCTAAAATGGCTGAACAAGCCTGGACAGTCACTGAGATTGATCGCGGTTGGCCAACGCAGGTGGACGCCGTGGCTATTGACCCGCATTCCATGCAGATCCTGGACCAAACCCGTTTCGCCGATTTCCCGTTGATGGCGAAGTTGACTCGCTGGGGCGTTGATTTTCATATGGGTATTCTGTTTGGTCTGGTGAATCAACTAATACTGATCGTCTTCGGCGTGTCGCTGTGCGTATTGATCGCATGGGGATATCGGATGTGGTGGATGCGTCGTCCTGCTCTGGCCTCCAGGAATCCGGTGTTGACGCTATGTCAGTGTTGGCTGTCACTCCCCGCGAGTGGGCGAGGAGTGACGCTATTTATCAGCGTCATGCTCGGGATGATGATGCCGGTGATGGGGTTCAGCCTGGCCTTTTTCGTGCTGATTGACTGGTTGAGCTGGCGCGCGCAGTCGTTGCTGTCGCTGTCTGAATCCACCAAATAA
- a CDS encoding LSU ribosomal protein L19p: MSNIIKQIEQEQMKQDVPSFRPGDSVEVKVWVVEGSKKRLQAFEGVVIAIRNRGLHSAFTVRKISNGEGVERVFQTHSPVVDSITVKRRGAVRKAKLYYLRERTGKSARIKERLN; encoded by the coding sequence ATGAGCAACATTATTAAGCAAATTGAACAAGAGCAGATGAAGCAGGACGTACCTTCATTCCGTCCGGGTGATTCCGTGGAAGTGAAAGTATGGGTTGTTGAAGGTTCCAAAAAACGTCTGCAGGCATTCGAGGGCGTGGTTATCGCTATTCGTAACCGCGGTCTGCACTCTGCATTCACTGTTCGTAAAATTTCCAACGGCGAAGGTGTTGAGCGTGTCTTCCAGACTCACTCTCCAGTAGTTGACAGCATTACTGTCAAACGTCGTGGTGCTGTACGTAAAGCTAAACTGTACTACCTGCGTGAGCGTACTGGTAAGTCTGCTCGTATCAAAGAGCGTCTGAACTAA
- a CDS encoding tRNA (Guanine37-N1) -methyltransferase: MWIGIISLFPEMFRAITDYGVTGRAVKKGLLNIESWSPRDFTHDRHRTVDERPYGGGPGMLMMVQPLREAIHAAKAAAGEGAKVIYLSPQGRKLDQAGVSELATNQKLILVCGRYEGIDERVIQTEIDEEWSIGDYVLSGGELPAMTLIDSVARFIPGVLGHEASATEDSFADGLLDCPHYTRPEVLEGMEVPAVLLSGNHAEIRRWRLKQSLGRTWLRRPELLENLALTEEQVRLLAEFKKEHAQQQHKHDGQA; encoded by the coding sequence ATGTGGATTGGCATTATTAGCCTGTTTCCTGAAATGTTCCGCGCGATTACTGATTACGGGGTAACTGGCCGGGCAGTAAAAAAAGGCCTGCTGAACATCGAAAGCTGGAGTCCTCGTGACTTCACGCATGACCGGCACCGTACCGTGGACGAACGTCCTTACGGCGGCGGACCGGGGATGTTAATGATGGTTCAACCCTTACGGGAAGCCATCCATGCAGCAAAAGCCGCGGCAGGTGAAGGCGCAAAGGTGATTTATCTGTCACCTCAGGGACGCAAGCTTGATCAAGCAGGCGTAAGCGAACTGGCCACGAATCAGAAACTGATTCTGGTATGTGGTCGCTATGAAGGGATAGATGAGCGCGTAATTCAGACCGAAATTGATGAAGAATGGTCAATCGGCGATTACGTTCTCAGCGGTGGTGAGCTACCGGCAATGACGCTGATTGACTCCGTAGCCCGGTTTATTCCGGGTGTACTGGGCCATGAAGCTTCAGCAACAGAAGATTCTTTTGCTGATGGATTGCTGGACTGTCCACACTATACCCGCCCTGAAGTGTTAGAAGGGATGGAAGTACCGGCGGTATTGCTGTCGGGAAACCATGCCGAGATACGTCGCTGGCGTTTGAAGCAGTCGCTGGGCCGAACCTGGCTTAGAAGACCTGAACTTCTGGAAAACCTGGCTCTGACTGAAGAGCAAGTAAGGTTGCTGGCGGAGTTCAAAAAAGAGCACGCACAACAGCAACATAAACATGATGGGCAAGCGTAA
- a CDS encoding ribosome maturation factor RimM: protein MSNKAPVEPIVLGKMGSCYGIRGWLRVFSSTEDAESIFNYQPWMIQKAGKWETVELESWRHHNQDIVIKLKGVDDRDAANLLTNCEIVVDSSQLPSLEEGDYYWKDLMGCQVVTTEGYALGKVIDMMETGSNDVLVIKANLKDAFGIKERLVPFLDGQVIKKVDLTTRTIEVDWDPGF, encoded by the coding sequence ATGAGCAATAAAGCACCTGTTGAACCGATCGTATTGGGAAAAATGGGTTCTTGCTACGGTATTCGTGGTTGGCTCAGAGTGTTTTCCTCCACTGAAGACGCTGAAAGCATTTTTAATTACCAGCCCTGGATGATCCAGAAAGCCGGTAAGTGGGAAACGGTCGAGCTGGAAAGCTGGCGTCACCACAATCAGGATATCGTGATCAAGCTGAAAGGCGTTGACGATCGCGATGCGGCGAATCTGCTGACCAATTGCGAAATTGTCGTCGATTCATCGCAACTGCCTTCGCTGGAAGAGGGTGATTATTACTGGAAAGATCTTATGGGTTGCCAGGTGGTCACTACTGAAGGCTATGCCCTGGGCAAAGTCATCGACATGATGGAAACCGGGTCAAATGACGTTCTCGTCATTAAGGCAAACCTGAAAGATGCGTTTGGCATCAAGGAGCGGCTGGTTCCGTTCCTCGATGGGCAGGTTATCAAGAAAGTCGATCTCACTACTCGAACAATCGAAGTAGATTGGGATCCTGGTTTTTAA
- a CDS encoding SSU ribosomal protein S16p: MVTIRLARHGAKKRPFYQVVVTDSRNARNGRFIERVGFFNPIASGSEEETRLDLDRIAHWVGLGATVSDRVATLIKAANKAA; encoded by the coding sequence ATGGTAACTATTCGTTTAGCACGTCACGGCGCAAAAAAGCGTCCGTTCTACCAGGTTGTTGTTACTGACAGCCGTAATGCACGCAACGGTCGCTTCATTGAGCGCGTTGGTTTCTTCAACCCGATCGCTAGCGGTTCTGAAGAAGAAACTCGTCTGGATCTGGATCGTATCGCTCACTGGGTTGGCCTGGGCGCTACTGTTTCCGATCGCGTTGCTACGCTTATCAAAGCAGCAAACAAAGCAGCTTAA
- a CDS encoding Signal recognition particle, subunit Ffh SRP54 produces MFDNLTDRLSRSLRNISGRGRLTEDNVKETLREVRMALLEADVALPVVREFISRVKEKAVGHEVNKSLTPGQEFVKIVRSELVAAMGEENQVLNLAAQPPAVVLMAGLQGAGKTTSVAKLGKFLREKHKKKVLVVSADVYRPAAIRQLETLAEQVSVDFFPSDVAQKPVDIVNAALKEAKLKFYDVLLVDTAGRLHVDEAMMDEIKQVHAAINPVETLFVVDAMTGQDAANTAKAFNEALPLTGVVLTKVDGDARGGAALSIRHITGKPIKFLGVGEKTEALEPFHPDRIASRILGMGDVLSLIEDIESKVDRAQAEKLASKLKKGDGFDLTDFLEQLRQMKNMGGMASLMGKLPGMGQIPDNVKAQMDDKVLVRMEAIINSMTLKERAKPEIIKGSRKRRIAAGCGMQVQDVNRLLKQFDDMQRMMKKMKKGGMAKMMRGMKGMMPPGFPGR; encoded by the coding sequence ATGTTTGATAATTTAACCGATCGTTTGTCGCGCTCGCTGCGCAACATCAGCGGCCGTGGGCGCCTTACCGAAGACAATGTGAAAGAAACGCTGCGCGAAGTCCGCATGGCGTTGCTCGAAGCCGATGTGGCACTGCCCGTTGTGCGCGAGTTTATCAGCCGTGTAAAAGAGAAAGCGGTTGGTCATGAAGTGAACAAAAGCCTGACCCCAGGTCAGGAGTTCGTCAAAATTGTGCGCAGCGAGCTGGTTGCGGCAATGGGCGAAGAAAACCAGGTTCTGAACCTGGCCGCGCAGCCACCTGCGGTGGTGCTGATGGCGGGCCTGCAGGGTGCGGGTAAAACCACCAGCGTCGCTAAACTGGGTAAATTCCTGCGCGAAAAGCATAAGAAAAAAGTCCTGGTTGTGTCTGCCGACGTTTATCGTCCGGCGGCAATCCGACAGCTTGAAACTCTGGCTGAGCAGGTTAGCGTAGATTTCTTCCCGTCTGACGTTGCGCAAAAGCCAGTGGACATCGTTAATGCGGCACTGAAAGAAGCGAAGCTGAAATTCTACGACGTGCTGCTGGTGGATACCGCCGGTCGTCTGCACGTTGACGAAGCGATGATGGACGAAATCAAACAGGTTCACGCCGCGATTAATCCGGTTGAGACCCTGTTCGTTGTCGATGCGATGACCGGTCAGGATGCGGCAAATACCGCAAAAGCGTTTAATGAAGCGCTGCCGTTGACCGGCGTTGTATTAACGAAAGTGGACGGTGATGCTCGCGGTGGTGCGGCGCTCTCTATCCGTCACATCACCGGTAAGCCGATCAAATTCCTCGGCGTCGGTGAGAAGACCGAAGCGCTGGAGCCGTTCCATCCAGATCGTATTGCTTCCCGAATTCTTGGTATGGGCGACGTGCTGTCGCTGATCGAAGATATCGAGAGCAAGGTTGACCGCGCGCAGGCTGAGAAGCTGGCAAGCAAGCTGAAGAAAGGTGACGGTTTCGACCTGACCGACTTCCTCGAACAGCTTCGCCAGATGAAAAACATGGGTGGCATGGCCAGCCTGATGGGCAAACTGCCGGGCATGGGTCAGATCCCAGATAACGTCAAAGCGCAAATGGATGACAAAGTGCTGGTGCGTATGGAAGCGATCATCAACTCGATGACGCTGAAAGAGCGCGCCAAGCCAGAAATCATCAAAGGTTCGCGCAAACGCCGCATCGCCGCCGGTTGCGGGATGCAGGTACAGGATGTAAACCGCCTTCTGAAACAGTTCGACGACATGCAGCGCATGATGAAGAAAATGAAGAAGGGCGGAATGGCGAAAATGATGCGAGGCATGAAAGGGATGATGCCCCCAGGCTTCCCGGGCCGCTGA
- a CDS encoding cytochrome c assembly protein, which yields MQRLERASRNVILLLFLIKTTVDAYMPVFALIALVAYSCSLALIIPGLLQKNSGWRRMAILSAVIALVSHAFALESRIIPGDGSVQNLSVLNVGSLVSLMICTVMTIVASKNRGWLLLPIVYAFALINLAFATFVPNEFITHLETTPGMMVHIGLSLFSYATLIIAALYAMQLAWIDYQLKNKKLVFNQEMPPLMVIERKMFHITQIGVVLLTLTLCTGLFYMHNLFSVENIDKAVLSIIAWFVYIVLLWGHYHQGWRGRRVVWFNVAGAGILTLAYFGSRVIQQFVG from the coding sequence ATGCAACGGTTGGAGCGCGCGTCACGTAACGTTATACTGCTTCTCTTTCTTATTAAGACAACTGTCGACGCCTATATGCCTGTTTTCGCACTGATCGCCCTTGTTGCCTACTCTTGCAGCCTTGCGCTGATTATCCCTGGCCTGTTACAAAAAAACAGCGGCTGGCGGCGTATGGCTATTTTGTCGGCAGTGATCGCGCTGGTAAGCCATGCGTTTGCGCTGGAATCGCGCATTATTCCGGGCGACGGCAGCGTACAAAATCTGAGTGTCCTGAACGTCGGCTCACTGGTCAGCCTGATGATCTGTACGGTGATGACCATTGTCGCTTCCAAAAATCGCGGCTGGTTGTTACTGCCGATTGTCTACGCTTTTGCGCTGATTAACCTGGCGTTTGCCACCTTCGTTCCCAACGAATTCATCACCCATCTTGAAACCACACCGGGCATGATGGTGCATATCGGCCTGTCGCTGTTCTCTTACGCTACGCTGATCATTGCGGCGCTGTACGCCATGCAACTGGCGTGGATTGACTACCAGCTGAAAAACAAAAAACTGGTTTTCAACCAGGAAATGCCACCGCTGATGGTCATTGAGCGTAAGATGTTTCACATCACTCAAATAGGCGTCGTTTTGCTGACGCTAACGCTGTGTACGGGTTTGTTTTACATGCATAACCTGTTCAGCGTTGAGAATATCGATAAAGCGGTTCTCTCTATCATTGCGTGGTTTGTCTATATTGTCCTGTTATGGGGCCATTATCATCAGGGCTGGCGCGGTCGTCGCGTCGTCTGGTTTAACGTAGCGGGCGCTGGCATCCTGACCCTGGCCTATTTTGGCAGCCGCGTCATACAGCAGTTCGTCGGCTAA